A section of the Myxococcus virescens genome encodes:
- the glgX gene encoding glycogen debranching protein GlgX — protein MSREVWPGKPWPRGATFDGSGVNFAIYSQVATRVEVCLFDPADPAREIERFSLPESTDFVHHGYVPGLEPGTLYGLRVHGPYEPAQGHRCNPHKLLVDPYAKALYGDVDWRQPVFGYPLGHEQQDLARDERDSAAGVPKSVVVSDYFDWGNDRRPDISWRKTVLYEAHVRGLTMRHPGVPEHLRGTYAGLACPPVIEHLQKLGVTSVELLPVHAFADDSFLDDKKLSNFWGYNTLGYFAPEQYYASRKTPGAAVAEFKAMVRDLHAAGIEVILDVVYNHTCEGNHLGPTLSLKGIDNASYYWLMPDGRHYLDFTGCGNSINASNPQAARLIIDSLRYWVTEMHVDGFRFDLATVLGRTGEGAFDRNAALFQIIHQDPVLGRVKLIAEPWDVGLGGYQVGGFPPPWREWNGKYRDALRRFWKGDENLASEMGYRLTGNADLYAEAHRRPQASINFVTAHDGFTLHDLVTYSHKHNEANGEHNRDGADDNQSWNCGVEGETDQADVIALRERQKRNLLASLFLSTGIPMIVAGDEMGRTQGGNNNAYCQDNALSWVDWNLDERRRKLLEFTRKLIHFRHRQPVLQRRRFFKGQHLWDSEHKDLTWFRPDGSEMKAEDWEKPFVRSLAFLLGGDAIPTPDERGQRIIGDALLILLNSHHEPVTYKLPPTAQGQRWELELCTTDDNRGPEPVKGETFELIGRSLAVFRQVAD, from the coding sequence CTGGCCGGGCAAGCCCTGGCCTCGTGGCGCCACCTTCGATGGTTCAGGGGTCAACTTCGCCATCTACTCCCAGGTCGCGACCCGCGTGGAGGTCTGCCTGTTCGACCCCGCGGACCCGGCGCGCGAAATCGAACGGTTCAGCCTGCCGGAGTCCACGGACTTCGTGCACCACGGCTACGTGCCGGGCCTGGAGCCAGGCACGCTCTACGGTCTGCGCGTCCATGGCCCGTACGAGCCCGCCCAGGGCCATCGCTGCAATCCGCACAAGCTGCTGGTGGACCCCTACGCCAAGGCGCTCTACGGCGACGTGGACTGGCGCCAGCCGGTGTTCGGCTATCCGCTGGGGCACGAGCAGCAGGACCTGGCGCGAGACGAACGCGACAGCGCGGCGGGCGTGCCCAAGTCCGTGGTGGTGAGCGACTACTTCGACTGGGGCAATGACCGGCGCCCGGACATCAGCTGGCGCAAGACGGTGCTGTACGAGGCTCACGTGCGCGGCCTCACCATGCGCCACCCCGGCGTGCCCGAACACCTGCGCGGCACCTACGCGGGCCTGGCCTGCCCGCCCGTCATCGAGCATTTGCAGAAGCTGGGCGTGACGTCGGTGGAGTTGCTGCCGGTACATGCCTTTGCGGACGATTCGTTCCTCGACGACAAGAAGCTGTCCAACTTCTGGGGCTACAACACGCTGGGCTACTTCGCGCCGGAGCAGTACTACGCCAGCCGCAAGACGCCCGGCGCCGCCGTCGCCGAGTTCAAGGCGATGGTGAGGGACCTGCACGCCGCGGGCATCGAGGTCATCCTCGACGTCGTCTACAACCACACCTGCGAGGGCAACCACCTGGGGCCCACGCTGTCGCTCAAGGGCATCGACAACGCGAGCTACTACTGGCTGATGCCGGACGGGCGGCACTACCTGGACTTCACCGGGTGCGGCAACAGCATCAACGCGTCCAACCCGCAGGCGGCGCGGCTCATCATCGACAGCCTCCGCTACTGGGTGACGGAGATGCACGTGGACGGGTTCCGCTTCGACCTCGCCACGGTGCTGGGCCGCACGGGCGAAGGTGCGTTCGACCGCAACGCGGCGCTGTTCCAAATCATCCACCAGGACCCGGTGCTCGGCCGCGTGAAGCTCATCGCCGAGCCCTGGGACGTGGGCCTCGGCGGCTACCAGGTGGGCGGCTTCCCCCCGCCCTGGCGCGAGTGGAACGGCAAGTACCGGGACGCACTGCGCCGCTTCTGGAAGGGGGATGAGAACCTCGCCAGCGAGATGGGCTACCGGCTCACGGGCAACGCGGACCTGTACGCGGAGGCACACCGGCGACCCCAGGCGAGCATCAACTTCGTCACCGCGCATGACGGCTTCACGCTGCACGACCTGGTGACGTACAGCCACAAGCACAACGAGGCCAACGGCGAGCACAACCGTGACGGCGCGGACGACAACCAGTCGTGGAACTGCGGCGTGGAGGGTGAGACGGACCAAGCGGACGTCATCGCCCTGCGCGAGCGGCAGAAGCGCAACCTGCTGGCCTCCCTCTTCCTGTCCACCGGCATCCCGATGATTGTCGCGGGTGACGAGATGGGCCGCACGCAGGGTGGCAACAACAACGCCTACTGCCAGGACAACGCGCTGTCGTGGGTGGATTGGAACCTGGATGAGCGGCGGCGGAAGTTGCTGGAGTTCACGCGCAAGCTCATCCACTTCCGCCACCGCCAGCCGGTGCTCCAGCGCCGCCGCTTCTTCAAGGGCCAGCACCTGTGGGACTCCGAGCACAAGGACCTGACGTGGTTCCGGCCGGATGGCTCGGAGATGAAGGCGGAGGACTGGGAGAAGCCCTTCGTGCGCTCGCTGGCGTTCCTCCTGGGCGGCGACGCCATCCCCACGCCGGACGAGCGCGGGCAGCGCATCATCGGTGACGCGCTGCTGATACTGCTCAACTCGCACCATGAGCCGGTGACATACAAGCTGCCACCCACCGCGCAGGGCCAGCGCTGGGAGCTGGAGCTCTGCACCACCGACGACAACCGGGGACCGGAGCCGGTGAAAGGTGAGACGTTCGAGCTCATCGGCCGCTCGCTCGCGGTGTTCCGGCAGGTCGCGGACTGA
- a CDS encoding class I SAM-dependent DNA methyltransferase — MSRDAQEEGVKQVYGEIASAYEALFPALHRYEERVERFLAAVVAPGARVLDVGCGPGLHTRGLDASIAVVGTDLSEDMLALARTARPGGAWHVHSYHQPIPPDWGRFTVALAIGCLDFCDDLPRVLKHLAEALEPGGKLLFTVLERRPGLDGHEAPVQPIQTAGPAVMLHLYSFEETARAVTEAGLLPRTYVHAPGWVQLTEQRTMWFGWWEVERR; from the coding sequence GTGTCGCGGGATGCACAGGAAGAGGGCGTGAAGCAGGTGTACGGGGAGATTGCCTCGGCCTACGAGGCGCTCTTCCCTGCCCTGCACCGGTACGAGGAGCGGGTGGAGCGGTTCCTCGCGGCGGTGGTGGCGCCCGGCGCCCGCGTGCTCGACGTGGGGTGCGGGCCGGGGCTGCACACCCGGGGACTGGACGCCTCCATCGCCGTGGTTGGCACCGACCTCTCCGAGGACATGCTCGCGCTGGCTCGGACAGCGCGGCCGGGTGGCGCGTGGCATGTACACAGCTACCACCAGCCGATTCCTCCTGACTGGGGCCGCTTCACCGTCGCGCTCGCCATTGGCTGCCTGGACTTCTGCGACGACCTGCCGCGCGTGCTGAAACACCTCGCGGAGGCGCTGGAGCCGGGCGGCAAGCTGCTCTTCACCGTGCTGGAGCGGCGGCCGGGGTTGGACGGGCACGAGGCGCCCGTGCAGCCGATTCAAACGGCGGGGCCGGCGGTGATGCTGCACCTGTACTCCTTCGAGGAGACCGCCCGGGCCGTCACGGAAGCAGGGCTACTCCCGCGCACGTACGTGCATGCGCCCGGCTGGGTGCAGCTCACGGAACAGCGGACCATGTGGTTCGGGTGGTGGGAGGTGGAGCGGCGCTGA
- the blaMYX gene encoding MYX family subclass B1 metallo-beta-lactamase, giving the protein MTLLPPRWLCAGALLIPLSTACTRTTPAAAVERNIPVEAQSQGPDEYVLADDVSVRKLAPGVWLHVTVVTLKPFGRVSTNGLIIEDGETSLLVDTGWDARQGALLLDWARNTLRRPVRTAVVTHFHEDRLGGVPALVPHGIPVHGLEETARIATFLGLPGPTETFAEASTVGSLELFFPGAGHAKDNIVVWHRDSGVLFGGCFVKDGASTNLGNVADADVAAWPASLSRTRQRFPEARVVVPGHGQAGGPELLGHTEALLR; this is encoded by the coding sequence ATGACGCTTCTTCCCCCTCGTTGGCTTTGTGCCGGTGCGCTGCTCATCCCCCTGAGCACCGCCTGCACCCGAACCACGCCGGCCGCGGCGGTGGAGCGGAACATCCCCGTGGAGGCGCAATCCCAGGGTCCGGACGAGTACGTGCTGGCGGATGACGTGAGCGTGCGGAAGCTGGCGCCTGGCGTGTGGTTGCACGTCACGGTGGTGACGTTGAAACCATTCGGCCGCGTCTCCACCAACGGGCTCATCATCGAGGACGGTGAAACGTCCTTGCTGGTCGACACGGGCTGGGATGCAAGGCAGGGCGCGCTGCTGCTCGACTGGGCCCGGAACACGCTTCGGCGCCCGGTCCGCACGGCGGTGGTGACGCACTTCCATGAGGATCGCCTCGGCGGTGTTCCGGCGCTCGTCCCGCATGGCATCCCCGTTCATGGCCTGGAGGAGACGGCGCGGATTGCAACGTTCCTGGGCCTGCCAGGCCCCACGGAGACCTTCGCTGAAGCGAGCACGGTGGGCTCCCTGGAGCTCTTCTTTCCGGGGGCGGGCCACGCGAAGGACAACATCGTCGTGTGGCACCGGGACAGCGGCGTGTTGTTTGGCGGCTGCTTCGTGAAGGACGGCGCCTCGACGAACCTGGGCAACGTGGCGGACGCGGACGTGGCGGCCTGGCCCGCGAGCCTGTCGCGGACGCGGCAGCGGTTTCCGGAGGCGCGCGTGGTGGTCCCGGGGCACGGACAGGCCGGTGGGCCGGAGCTGCTGGGCCACACGGAAGCGCTGCTCCGCTGA
- a CDS encoding slipin family protein, whose amino-acid sequence MSIMRVDVGQNERAFVLVDEKPERYLVPGRYWLIHPFRKVRLVRVSTEQPLVQLDPAFLALVPETDLQVVELSADERAILFHKGRPVRWLGRGLHQVWTVERLPSRQLTPGAPTVRVERVDTSGVTTAPLRDDVRALVPASDYTEATATEGTVVLRYVDGVLDAELPPGRHAAWTVARKVQLAVIDLRERLLHVTGQEVMTKDRVTLRLNLSAAFRVSDARRLAVVSRAPDDVLYLAMQLAAREAVSERTLDELLASREAVAESLFTQVKDRAHTVGLDLLRFGIKDVVLPGEMKELLNRVIQAQKEAEANVILRREETAATRSMAQTAKVLAENPLLVRLKELEAYKDLASKVGQVHLVLGEGAVPTLQLKSH is encoded by the coding sequence ATGAGCATCATGCGTGTGGATGTCGGGCAGAATGAGCGGGCGTTCGTGCTGGTGGACGAGAAGCCGGAGCGCTACCTCGTTCCCGGCCGGTACTGGCTGATCCACCCCTTCCGAAAGGTGCGGCTGGTGCGCGTGAGCACCGAGCAGCCGCTCGTCCAGCTCGACCCGGCGTTCCTGGCCCTCGTGCCGGAGACGGACCTGCAGGTCGTGGAGCTGAGCGCCGACGAGCGCGCCATCCTCTTCCACAAAGGCCGCCCCGTGCGGTGGCTCGGCCGGGGCCTGCACCAGGTGTGGACGGTGGAGCGCCTTCCCAGCCGTCAGCTGACGCCCGGCGCGCCCACCGTGCGCGTGGAGCGCGTGGACACCTCGGGTGTCACCACGGCGCCGCTGCGTGACGACGTGCGCGCCCTGGTCCCCGCCAGCGACTACACGGAGGCCACCGCCACCGAGGGCACCGTCGTGCTCCGCTACGTGGATGGCGTGCTGGACGCCGAACTTCCTCCGGGCCGCCACGCCGCGTGGACCGTCGCCCGCAAGGTGCAGCTGGCCGTCATCGACCTGCGCGAGCGCCTGCTCCACGTCACCGGCCAGGAGGTGATGACGAAGGACCGCGTCACGCTGCGCCTCAACCTGTCAGCGGCCTTCCGCGTCTCGGACGCGCGTCGGCTCGCCGTCGTGTCCCGCGCTCCGGATGACGTCCTCTACCTGGCCATGCAGCTGGCCGCGCGCGAGGCCGTGTCGGAGCGGACGCTGGATGAGCTGCTCGCCTCGCGAGAAGCCGTGGCCGAAAGCCTCTTCACCCAGGTGAAGGACCGCGCCCACACGGTGGGCCTGGACCTGCTGCGCTTCGGCATCAAGGACGTCGTCCTCCCCGGTGAGATGAAGGAGCTGCTCAACCGCGTCATCCAGGCGCAGAAGGAAGCGGAGGCCAACGTCATCCTGCGGCGCGAGGAGACGGCCGCCACCCGCTCCATGGCGCAGACGGCCAAGGTGCTGGCGGAGAACCCGCTGCTGGTGCGCCTCAAGGAACTGGAAGCCTACAAGGACCTCGCGTCCAAGGTGGGGCAGGTACACCTCGTCCTCGGCGAGGGCGCGGTGCCCACCCTGCAGCTCAAGAGTCACTGA
- a CDS encoding acyl-CoA dehydrogenase, producing MSSSNHYVPNLRDIEFNLFEFLDIGRASLGHAPFGDLDETAARQMLQMFAQLSTNELAQSFEEPEHNPPKLENGEVTLPPGLKKAMNAFFDAGMHLLEQPPHLGGLGAPPSLGWAAFELLVGANASLAFYTLGNLLARIIDRLGTDAQKQRFLPHMLDRRWGGSMVLTEPDAGSDVGAARTKARRVSDDVWEIEGVKRFITNGDSDMSENIIHMVLARPEGAAPGTKGLSLFVVPKYWVNEDGSLGEANGVVCTKLEKKMGLKGSVTCELTFGDGKPCRGLLLGEVHDGIRQMFYIIEQARMAVGVKSMATLSAGYGRALAFSKDRLQGADLMQARDKTAPRVPIFRHPDVRRMLMAQKAHAEGMRALCLYTAFIQDGVERKGGHRATEAGELDTLNDMLLPLVKGYCSEKAYELLALSLQVHGGSGYLQDYPVEQYIRDQKIDTLYEGTTHIQALDLLMRKVARDGGATLQGLLSQIRETAERTGEGKELEAERAALGRALGDLETMLGTLMGKLGESVYHVGLQGNRVLAAVAEVVIGWLLVRHAEVALERMKSNPGDRAFYVGKLASARWFCHEVLPGVAHAARMVEHGNLDLMEVPEESF from the coding sequence ATGTCGTCTTCGAACCACTACGTCCCCAACCTGCGCGATATCGAGTTCAACCTCTTCGAGTTCCTCGATATCGGCCGAGCCTCGCTGGGCCACGCACCCTTTGGGGACCTGGACGAGACGGCCGCACGCCAGATGCTCCAGATGTTCGCCCAGCTCAGCACCAACGAGCTGGCCCAGAGCTTCGAGGAGCCGGAGCACAACCCGCCGAAGCTCGAGAATGGCGAGGTGACGCTGCCGCCCGGACTGAAGAAGGCGATGAACGCCTTCTTCGACGCGGGCATGCACCTGCTGGAGCAGCCGCCGCACCTGGGCGGCCTGGGCGCGCCGCCCTCCCTGGGCTGGGCCGCGTTCGAGCTGCTGGTGGGCGCCAATGCCTCGCTGGCCTTCTACACGCTGGGCAACCTGCTGGCGCGCATCATCGACCGGCTGGGCACGGACGCGCAGAAGCAGCGCTTCCTGCCGCACATGCTGGACCGCCGCTGGGGTGGCTCCATGGTGCTCACCGAGCCCGACGCCGGCAGTGACGTGGGCGCCGCCCGCACCAAGGCCCGCCGCGTCTCCGACGACGTCTGGGAAATCGAAGGGGTGAAGCGCTTCATCACCAACGGCGACTCGGACATGTCCGAGAACATCATCCACATGGTGCTCGCGCGCCCGGAGGGCGCGGCGCCCGGCACCAAGGGCCTGTCGCTGTTCGTCGTACCCAAGTACTGGGTGAACGAGGACGGCAGCCTGGGTGAAGCCAACGGCGTGGTGTGCACCAAGCTGGAGAAGAAGATGGGGCTGAAGGGCTCCGTCACCTGTGAGCTGACCTTCGGCGACGGGAAGCCCTGTCGCGGCCTGCTGCTGGGCGAGGTCCACGACGGCATCCGGCAGATGTTCTACATCATCGAGCAGGCCCGCATGGCGGTGGGCGTGAAGTCCATGGCCACGCTGTCCGCCGGCTACGGCCGCGCGCTGGCCTTCTCCAAGGACCGCCTCCAAGGCGCGGACCTGATGCAGGCCCGGGACAAGACGGCGCCCCGCGTGCCCATCTTCCGTCACCCCGACGTGCGCCGCATGCTGATGGCGCAGAAGGCCCACGCGGAGGGCATGCGCGCGCTGTGCCTCTACACCGCGTTCATCCAGGACGGCGTGGAGCGCAAGGGCGGCCACCGCGCTACCGAGGCGGGTGAGCTGGACACGCTCAACGACATGCTGCTGCCGCTGGTGAAGGGCTACTGCTCGGAGAAGGCCTACGAGCTGCTGGCGCTGTCGCTCCAGGTCCACGGCGGCTCCGGCTACCTGCAGGACTACCCGGTGGAGCAGTACATCCGGGACCAGAAAATCGACACGCTCTACGAGGGCACCACGCACATCCAGGCGCTCGACTTGCTCATGCGCAAGGTGGCGCGCGACGGCGGCGCGACGCTCCAGGGCCTGCTGTCCCAGATTCGCGAGACGGCCGAGCGCACCGGAGAGGGCAAGGAGCTGGAGGCCGAGCGCGCCGCGCTGGGCCGTGCGCTGGGCGACCTGGAGACGATGCTCGGCACGTTGATGGGCAAGCTGGGCGAGTCCGTCTATCACGTGGGCCTGCAGGGCAACCGCGTGCTGGCCGCCGTCGCGGAGGTCGTCATCGGCTGGCTGCTGGTGCGCCACGCGGAGGTCGCGCTGGAGCGCATGAAGAGCAACCCCGGGGACCGCGCCTTCTATGTGGGCAAGCTCGCCAGCGCCCGCTGGTTCTGCCACGAGGTGCTGCCCGGCGTCGCCCACGCCGCCCGCATGGTGGAGCACGGCAACCTGGACCTGATGGAGGTGCCGGAAGAGTCGTTCTGA
- a CDS encoding protein-tyrosine phosphatase family protein codes for MGRKTLQKTSWRPRRLPAPASCPTLGGMSALSRRLNLDWVLPSLAVGGRFPIDTAEHLAGALGIRCVVDVRVEACDDEHVLREHGITLLHLPTEDLRAIRGDRLDDGVAWVTDQLARGNKVYIHCEHGVGRSALLALCVLVALGHPPLEALSLAKQRRWQVSPSTEQLRTFMAWAEAWRQRNAATWRVPSLEELAAIAHSHLTQPPPASRGNED; via the coding sequence GTGGGTCGAAAAACACTTCAGAAAACGTCCTGGCGTCCGCGGAGGCTGCCAGCGCCAGCGAGCTGCCCTACCTTGGGTGGCATGAGCGCGCTGTCCCGGAGATTGAACCTGGACTGGGTGCTGCCCTCGCTGGCGGTGGGGGGCCGCTTTCCCATCGATACGGCGGAGCACCTCGCGGGGGCGCTTGGCATCCGCTGTGTGGTGGACGTGCGGGTGGAGGCCTGTGACGACGAGCACGTCCTGCGCGAGCACGGCATCACCTTGTTGCACCTGCCCACCGAGGACCTCCGGGCCATCCGTGGCGACCGGCTGGATGACGGCGTCGCGTGGGTGACGGACCAGCTGGCCCGGGGCAACAAGGTCTACATCCACTGTGAGCATGGGGTGGGGCGCAGCGCGCTGCTCGCCTTGTGCGTCCTGGTGGCGCTGGGGCATCCACCGTTGGAGGCGCTGTCCCTGGCGAAGCAGCGGCGCTGGCAGGTGTCACCCAGCACGGAGCAACTGCGCACCTTCATGGCGTGGGCGGAGGCCTGGCGTCAGCGGAACGCGGCGACGTGGCGTGTGCCTAGCTTGGAGGAACTGGCCGCGATTGCGCACAGCCACCTGACCCAGCCGCCACCCGCTTCCCGCGGGAATGAGGACTGA
- a CDS encoding C40 family peptidase — protein sequence MSNIHRIKSGDTLSHLAQRYNTSVSALMKANPQIKNADLIYAGKSLNIPGSKDTFESGSAGRAGGATGGGGTSGGAQDVQGPSSSGPGVRGPKGSPFEIASQHLGKNAGSLKLEKNGVGADMEDWVPNNVNCANFVSAVLEQSGQISDSQHDNSVMGLMAKLDRDPNFKRIDLKDAKPGDVVSMKTNGGQHVVMFAGWKDGKPTFIGSNNVNSDGSQRVTISSMNYPIMAVHQYRG from the coding sequence GTGAGCAACATCCACCGCATCAAGTCGGGCGACACCCTCTCCCACCTGGCGCAGCGCTACAACACCAGCGTCAGCGCGCTGATGAAGGCGAATCCGCAGATCAAGAACGCGGACCTCATCTACGCCGGCAAGTCGCTGAACATCCCCGGTTCGAAGGACACCTTCGAGAGCGGCTCCGCGGGCCGCGCGGGTGGCGCCACGGGCGGCGGCGGAACCAGCGGCGGTGCGCAGGACGTGCAGGGCCCCAGCAGCTCCGGCCCCGGCGTCCGCGGCCCCAAGGGCAGCCCCTTCGAAATCGCGTCGCAGCACCTGGGCAAGAACGCGGGCTCGCTGAAGCTGGAGAAGAACGGCGTGGGCGCGGACATGGAGGACTGGGTCCCCAACAACGTCAACTGCGCCAACTTCGTGTCCGCCGTGCTGGAGCAGTCCGGCCAGATTTCCGACTCGCAGCACGACAACAGCGTGATGGGCCTGATGGCCAAGCTGGACAGGGACCCCAACTTCAAGCGCATCGACCTGAAGGACGCGAAGCCGGGTGACGTGGTCTCCATGAAGACCAACGGCGGCCAGCACGTGGTGATGTTCGCGGGTTGGAAGGACGGCAAGCCGACGTTCATCGGCTCCAACAACGTCAACTCGGATGGCTCGCAGCGCGTCACCATCTCCAGCATGAACTACCCCATCATGGCGGTGCACCAGTACCGGGGCTGA
- a CDS encoding type IV pilus twitching motility protein PilT, with the protein MDLATLNKLLAVGVQNGASDIHFRPGDPPIYRVNGALRPLKMEKLHADHTRQVAVHVVSDPEVKKQIDTLQECDASYSLPGVARFRVNIYRQRGSLACILRIIPDEIPTIDGLGLPQVLKKIAGNERGLVLVTGATGSGKSSTLAAMIDHINRTENLHVLTIEDPIEFIYKNIKSSISQREIGPDTQSFAIALRAALRQDPDVILVGEMRDTETIDIALKASETGHLVLSTVHTTDASRTINRLVSVFPAEEQTMVRMRLADCLKATVSQRLLPRASGKGRTVALEIMVQTKTVEQYIRDDRANELKDVIEKGRDMFGMQSFDQHLTQLYREGLITLDTAQSAASNPADFQRALEFE; encoded by the coding sequence CTGGATCTGGCAACGCTCAACAAGCTGCTCGCAGTCGGTGTGCAGAACGGTGCATCGGACATCCACTTCCGGCCGGGGGACCCGCCCATCTACCGGGTCAATGGCGCGCTCCGGCCCTTGAAGATGGAGAAGCTTCACGCGGACCACACGCGACAGGTGGCAGTCCATGTCGTGTCGGACCCCGAGGTGAAGAAGCAGATTGACACGCTTCAGGAGTGCGACGCGTCCTACAGCCTCCCAGGCGTGGCGCGCTTCCGGGTGAATATCTACCGGCAGCGGGGCTCGCTGGCGTGCATCCTGCGCATCATCCCGGACGAAATCCCAACCATTGACGGACTGGGATTGCCGCAGGTGTTGAAGAAGATTGCCGGCAACGAGCGCGGGCTGGTGCTGGTGACGGGCGCGACGGGCTCTGGGAAGAGCTCCACGCTGGCGGCGATGATTGACCACATCAACCGCACGGAGAACCTGCACGTCCTCACCATCGAGGACCCCATCGAGTTCATCTACAAGAACATCAAGTCCTCCATCTCCCAGCGAGAGATTGGTCCGGATACGCAGAGCTTCGCGATTGCGCTGCGCGCGGCGCTGCGCCAGGACCCGGACGTCATCCTGGTGGGCGAGATGCGCGACACGGAGACCATCGACATCGCGCTCAAGGCGTCGGAGACGGGCCACCTGGTGCTCTCCACGGTGCACACGACGGATGCGTCACGCACCATCAACCGCCTGGTGTCGGTGTTCCCCGCCGAAGAGCAGACGATGGTGCGCATGCGCCTGGCGGACTGCCTCAAGGCCACGGTGTCGCAGCGCCTGCTGCCCCGGGCCAGCGGCAAGGGCCGCACGGTGGCGCTGGAAATCATGGTGCAGACGAAGACGGTGGAGCAGTACATCCGCGACGACCGCGCCAACGAGCTGAAGGACGTCATCGAGAAGGGCCGAGACATGTTCGGCATGCAGTCCTTCGACCAGCACCTGACGCAGCTCTACCGGGAGGGGCTCATCACCCTGGACACGGCGCAGAGCGCGGCCTCCAACCCGGCTGACTTCCAGCGCGCGCTCGAGTTCGAGTGA
- a CDS encoding metallophosphoesterase: MAELTPGVEQEARRPRVSLSLALRWLMSLGGILTLMGGLHAYIAVRLFVSPQLPLPWAWLGPVLVALLFLSLPVGMVVSRREPTLWAQMLQWTSYVWLGAFGILLSAVVVADLVGLGLSWSGVVADALALARGKALVAVGVTVPAVVYAFITARGRATVERVTVPMAGLAPGLSGLKVVQISDIHVGPTLDGRWLRRVVEQVNALQPDVVAVTGDLVDGTVDALRDEVKPLAELRASLGVFYVTGNHEYYHGGPAWAAEVARLGLTVLQNEHRVVERDGARLTIAGVTDHDAGHIIPSHASRPELALRGAPQGVPRLLLAHQPRSALRVAEDGVMVDLQLSGHTHGGQVFPFMFLVKLQQPVVRGLATIAGVRVYTHRGTGYWGPPLRLGPSPEIAELTLVSAPG, from the coding sequence GTGGCGGAGCTGACCCCAGGTGTGGAGCAGGAGGCCCGGCGGCCCAGAGTGTCCCTGTCGCTGGCATTGCGGTGGTTGATGTCGCTGGGTGGCATCCTCACGTTGATGGGCGGGCTGCACGCGTACATCGCGGTGCGCCTGTTCGTGAGCCCGCAGCTGCCCCTGCCGTGGGCATGGCTGGGGCCCGTCCTGGTGGCGCTGCTCTTCCTGTCGCTGCCGGTGGGAATGGTGGTGTCGCGCCGCGAACCGACCCTCTGGGCACAGATGCTCCAGTGGACGTCCTACGTGTGGCTGGGCGCCTTCGGCATCCTGCTGAGCGCGGTGGTGGTGGCGGACCTGGTGGGGTTGGGCCTGTCGTGGTCGGGCGTGGTGGCGGATGCGTTGGCCCTGGCCCGGGGCAAGGCCCTGGTGGCGGTGGGGGTGACGGTACCGGCGGTGGTGTACGCCTTCATCACGGCGCGTGGCCGGGCGACGGTGGAGCGGGTGACGGTGCCGATGGCGGGCCTGGCGCCCGGGCTCAGTGGTCTGAAGGTGGTGCAGATTTCGGACATCCACGTGGGGCCCACGTTGGACGGCCGCTGGCTGCGGCGCGTGGTGGAGCAGGTGAACGCGCTCCAGCCGGACGTGGTGGCGGTGACGGGCGACCTGGTGGACGGCACCGTGGACGCGCTACGGGACGAGGTGAAGCCCCTGGCGGAGCTGCGCGCGTCACTGGGCGTCTTCTACGTCACCGGCAATCACGAGTACTACCACGGGGGACCGGCCTGGGCAGCGGAGGTGGCGCGCCTGGGGCTCACCGTCCTTCAGAACGAGCACCGGGTGGTGGAGCGCGACGGAGCGCGGCTCACCATCGCGGGGGTGACGGACCATGACGCGGGCCACATCATTCCCTCGCATGCCAGCCGTCCGGAGCTGGCACTGCGCGGGGCGCCGCAGGGCGTGCCGCGTCTGTTGTTGGCCCACCAGCCCCGGTCCGCCCTGCGCGTGGCGGAGGATGGGGTGATGGTGGACCTGCAGCTTTCCGGGCACACGCACGGCGGACAGGTGTTTCCCTTCATGTTCCTCGTCAAGTTGCAGCAGCCGGTGGTGCGCGGTCTGGCAACCATTGCCGGGGTGCGCGTCTATACCCACAGGGGGACAGGCTATTGGGGGCCGCCGCTGCGGTTGGGGCCCTCGCCTGAGATTGCGGAACTGACCCTGGTGTCTGCCCCGGGTTGA